One part of the Lachnospiraceae bacterium JLR.KK002 genome encodes these proteins:
- a CDS encoding sugar ABC transporter permease, with protein sequence MGNEGKRDKLWTKNDKIFLGMLIPVLILFFLFNTLPLLKGFYYGLTNYKGYGDFDMVGLRNFKDLFTDLRVGKSYLFTFKYAVVMTIAVNIISLILALGLNREIRGKSALRGIYFVPNILGGLVVGYIFSFVFTYILPAVGEATGIGFLQNSMLASTKTAWIAIVIVGAWQGIAMNTIIYISGLQTVPAEVYEAGMIDGVSGWKKFWSLTFPLILPFFTINLVLCMKNALMVFDQIMSLTKGGPSQSTESISYLIYNNGMSGGQFGFQSANAFVFFVVIVVISFLQMKFLGGKEEQL encoded by the coding sequence ATGGGAAACGAAGGAAAGAGAGATAAGTTGTGGACGAAAAACGATAAGATTTTTCTTGGAATGCTGATTCCTGTGTTGATTCTGTTCTTTCTGTTCAACACCCTTCCATTATTAAAAGGTTTTTACTACGGTCTTACCAATTACAAGGGATACGGTGATTTTGACATGGTAGGCCTTCGGAATTTTAAAGACCTGTTTACGGATTTGCGTGTGGGAAAATCTTATCTGTTTACGTTTAAATATGCGGTAGTTATGACTATTGCAGTCAACATCATCAGTTTAATCCTTGCTTTGGGATTAAATCGTGAAATACGGGGAAAGAGTGCGTTACGAGGAATATATTTTGTACCGAATATATTGGGAGGACTGGTTGTAGGTTATATTTTCAGCTTTGTATTTACATACATCCTTCCGGCAGTGGGAGAAGCAACCGGAATCGGATTTCTCCAGAACAGTATGCTTGCAAGCACCAAAACAGCATGGATTGCCATTGTGATTGTAGGTGCATGGCAGGGAATAGCAATGAATACGATTATTTACATATCAGGACTGCAGACCGTTCCGGCAGAAGTTTATGAGGCGGGAATGATTGACGGTGTCAGCGGATGGAAAAAATTCTGGAGCCTTACCTTCCCGTTGATTCTTCCGTTCTTCACCATCAACCTGGTGCTCTGTATGAAAAATGCGCTGATGGTATTCGACCAGATTATGTCTTTGACAAAGGGCGGCCCGTCCCAGAGTACGGAATCCATTTCCTACCTGATTTACAACAATGGTATGAGCGGCGGACAGTTCGGATTCCAGAGTGCAAATGCATTTGTATTCTTTGTAGTAATCGTAGTGATTTCGTTCCTGCAGATGAAATTCTTAGGAGGTAAGGAGGAGCAGTTATAA